The Flavobacterium commune genome contains the following window.
TTCCAATGCGTAATCCAGATTTATAAACTTGTCGTTTCAAGACCATAAAAAAAGTCGCTTACTAACTTTATAATAAGCGACTTTTTCTATATCAAAAGAGTTTACAACTCCCCTTTTTCGTTAATTTTCCTTTCCAGTTCAGCCTGAAACTCTTCCATTACCGGCTTCATGGTACTTTCAGGAATATCGGCAATTCTGATATACATTAAGCCATCAACAGCATTATTAAATAATGGATCAACATTAAAAGCAACCACTTTTGCATTTTGCTTGATGTATTTTTTAATCAACACAGGCAAACGTAAAATCCCAGGTTCTAATTCGTCTATAATTTTGTCAAACTTATTCAAATCGGCTTCGGTTTCATTGAAGATGAAATCCTTGTCGGCATCTTTTAGTTTTACTTTGTAGGCTTTCTTGGGATGAATGTATTGTGCAATATAGGGATCGTAATAATTCGATTTCATAAACTCAATCATCAACGATTTTGAAAAATCAGAAAATTGATTACTAATACTCACGCCGCCAATAAGGTATTTATGTTCCGGAAAACGCAATGTTGTATGGATAATTCCTTTCCAAAGCAAGAACAGCGGCATTGGTTTTTGCTGATATTCTTTGATGATAAAAGCACGTCCCATCTCGATAGACTGGTGCATGGTTTCAAACAATTCGGGTTCAAAACGGAAAAGTTCATTCAAATAAAAACCTTCAATTCCATGCTTAGGGTAAATTTCTGAACCCAATCCCATCCTGTAAGCACCTGCAATTTTTTTAGCTTCATCATCCCACAAAAACAAATGGTGGTAGTATTGATCAAACTTGTCTAAATCAATCGATTCATTAGTTCCTTCTCCTACTTCTCTAAAGGTAATTTCGCGCAAACGACCTATTTCATGCAAAATACTCGGAATTTTGTTGGCCTGTGCAAAAAACACTTCGTAATTCTTACTTTGCAACAATCGGCAATCGGTATCTCTTAAAGCATTTACCTCCGAAATTATTTTTTCTCCATTGGCAGGATTCGCTATTTCTTTAGGATTTCGGGTGATTTTTAGACTCGAAGGAGTAAGCAATTTGCTTTCTTTTTCAAAAGGATTAGCCAGCATATAGGTTTTCTTTCTCAGGAATTCCGAATAAGCTTCGATGCTTTCGTATTCGTTTTGTTCAGCAACCGAAATAGGTTTCCCAATTCTGACTTTAATTACTCTGTTTTTTTGACTAAACAATTCCGAAGGCAATTTAGCCGTGCGCAAAGTCCCGCTGATTTTAGAAAGAATGTAAAAAAGACGACTGTTTTTGGCATGAAAATAAATTGGAACAACAGGAACCTGTGCTTTTCTGATTACTTTGATAGCACCTTCTTCCCAGGGTTTGTCCACAACAAGTTGTCCGTCTTTATAACTGGAAACTTCTCCGGCAGGAAACATTCCCAGTGGTTTCCCATCACTTAAATGACGTAAGGTTTCTTTGATTCCTAACACACTGGATTTGGCATCCTTATGATTTTCAAAAGGATTTACCGGCATGATGTATTGCTTTAAAGGAGCAATTCTATGCAATAAAAAATTGGCAATAATCTTAAAATTTGGCTCTCTTTCAAGCATTAATTTCAATAACAAAATACCATCAATTCCTCCAAGCGGATGATTAGAAATGGTGATATAAGCTCCGTCTTTAGGTAAACGTTTATAATCTTCTTCGGGAATTTCGAATTTTATCTGCAAGTCGTCCACAATTCCATTTAAGAAATCAATTTCTTTTAAATGTTTGTTGCGGTTATACACTTTATTTAAAGTGGAAATTTTCAGTACTTTCATTAATAGCCAACCTGATAAAGTCCCTAATGCTCCGTATTTCTCAACATTGATTGCTTTTGCAACTTCTTTGGCCGTAACTAAACCCATTTACTTTTTATTTTTTTTGAGAGAAAAACAAAGATAGAAAAAAACTCCATTATCCGACTATGAGCCTAATTTGATTTTAAAGCAAATTCAGTATTAAAAAAACACTGAATCGACAAAATAAATGCAGTCAATATTTTAAAACAACAACAAAACATTTTCTAAATTAGACTATAACCTTAAGAAAGTTTTATAATCCGACCGATTTATTTTTTAGTATTTTTGGGAATCAAAAAAAGAAAATGAATGAGAATTGTATCTTATAATGTCAATGGAATTCGGGCAGCAATTTCAAAGGGATTAATTAATTGGTTAGAACTGGCAAAACCGGATGTGGTTTGCCTTCAGGAAATTAAAGCTACCCCGGATCAACTTCCGTTGTTAGACTTTGAATTAGTAGGTTACCCTTATCATTATTGGTTTCCGGCCACTAAAAAAGGCTATAGTGGTGTTGCCATTTTATCAAAAATAAAACCCAACAACGTAGTTTATGGTACCGGAATTGAGCACATGGACTTCGAAGGAAGAACTGTTCGCGTGGATTTTGATGATTTTTCGGTTATGAGTTTGTATTTGCCATCGGGAACTAATATCGAAAGACTCAATCATAAATTCATGTTTATGGATGATTTCCAAAACTATATCAATAATTTAAAAAAGGAAATTCCGAATTTGATTATTTGCGGCGATTATAATATTTGTCACGAAGCCATAGATATTCACGATCCTGTTAGAAACGCAAAAGTCTCTGGTTTTCTTCCCGAAGAACGTGCCTGGCTGGATGCTTTTTTGAAAAATGGATTTATTGACAGTTTCCGATTTTTAAACAAAGAACCCGGCAATTATTCCTGGTGGACGGTGCGTGTAAAAACCGCAAGAGAAGACAACAAAGGTTGGCGTATTGATTATTGCCTGGTAAGCGAACCATTGAAAGACAGAATCAAGAAAGCACTTATTTTGCCCGAAGCAAAACATTCTGACCATTGTCCCGTTCTTGTAGATATAGAATAAATAGCAATTTCAATGGAAATAGCAATGACAAAAAAACAATTAGGTTTCAATAAAATTAAATAAAAATGATAAAAAAAATCTCCTTAGGCTTGTTAGTTTTAGCACTTTCGACCTCTTGTGTTTCTAAAAAAATATACACTGATTTAGAAAACAAATACACCGATTTAAAGAAAGAAAACAGAAGCTTAGCTGATGAAAACGCCGATCTTTTAAAAACCAAAAATCAACTGGAATTAGATCGTGATGCGCTAAATAACGAATTAAGCAAACTCAAATCTGAGCGTGATAAATTGACCGCCGACCAAAAAGCGCTAAACGAAAAAATGGCTCGTTTACAGGATTCATACAATGCTTTGGAAAAAAACAGCAACGATGCGTTGCAGTCTAATTTGAAGAAAAACCGTGATTTATTAGCTGAATTAGAAGCCAAACAAAAAGCCTTAACAATCGAACAAGAACGCTTAAGTAAAAGCGCACAACGTTTGAAAGAGTTAGAGGATATGATTGCTGCCAAAGAAGCAACGATGCGAAAACTGAAAGAAACCTTATCAAAAGCCTTAAACGGATTTGAAGGCAAAGGATTGACCGTAGAACAAAAAAACGGAAAAGTGTATGTTTCTATGGAAAACAAATTACTTTTTAGTTCCGGAAGTTGGTCAGTAGGATCTGAAGGGAAAAAAGCAGTAGAAGAACTAGGAAAAGTTCTGGCTGATAATCCGGAGATTTCAGTACTTATTGAAGGGCATACCGATAATGTTCCTTATGGCGGTTCAGGCCCAATTGCTGATAACTGGGATTTATCGACTAAAAGAGCTACGGCTATCGTAGGGATCTTAAGTGAAAACCGAGGAATTGACAAAAAGAATTTGACCGCTGCCGGAAGAGGAGAATTTTCGCCTTTGGCCACTAATGAAACAGCTGATGGAAAAGCGAAAAACAGAAGAATTGAAATTATTTTGACACCAAGATTAGACGAAATTGCCGAAATGTTGAACGAAATCAACTAAGCATTTTAAGTAAAAGTTAAAAAAGGTTCGAAGTACTGCTTTGAACCTTTTTGATTTAAATACTTTTCACGAACCTTTGTAACTTTGTTTTTTAACCTTTTTGAATAGATAAAATGAAATACACAACCTTACCCAATACGGATATAAAAGTCAGCAAAATATGCCTTGGCACCATGACTTTTGGCGAGCAAAACACCGAAGCCGATGGTCATGCCCAAATGGATTATGCGGTAGAACATGGTGTTAATTTTTTTGATACTGCCGAAATGTATTCGGTACCGGCACGAGAAACAACCTATGGGAGCACCGAAAAAATCCTGGGAAGCTGGTTTAAGAAATCGGGCAAAAGAAAAGAAATTGTGTTGGCATCTAAAATTGCGGGACCGAATCCGAATTTTACTTACATGCGCGAGAAAAATGATTTTTCGCCTGCCAGTATCAAATATGCCTTAGACAAAAGTTTACAGCGCCTACAAACGGATTATATTGATGTTTATCAATTGCATTGGCCGGAACGAAAAACCAATTTCTTCGGGCAACGTGGTTTTAAAGTTCAGGATGATATTTGGGAAGATAATATCCGATTGGTGTTAGAAACCTTAGAAGGTTTTATCAAAGAAGGGAAAATAAAACACATTGGACTTTCCAATGAAACGCCTTGGGGAATTATGCGTTTTCTGGAGGAAAGCAAGTATAATAAATTACCCAAAATCAAAACCGTTCAAAATCCATATTCCTTATTAAACCGTCTTTTTGAAGGAGGTTCTGCCGAGATTTGTATCCGGGAAAATTTGGGCTTACTAGCTTATTCACCATTAGCTTTTGGCGTTTTGTCCGGGAAATTTTTAACCGGTTTTGATCATCCAAATGCCAGAATCAGACTGTTCCCCCAATTTTCAAGATACAATAGCGCCGAATGTACTCAGGCTACTAAACTATACAGCGAAATTGCAAAAAAGCATGGTTTATCATTAGCTCAAATGGCTTTGGCTTTTGTAAACCAACAGGCTTTTGTTACCAGTAATATTATTGGAGCAACTAATCTGGCGCAATTAAAAGAAAATATCGGATCGATTGATGTGGTTTTATCGGAAGAAATTATCAATGAAATCAATGCCGTTCATGCTGTTGTTCCTGATCCTGCGCCTTAATTTTTTTCTCTAACCGTATTATAATTTTACTTAACCGCAAAGAGAGCAAAGTTTTTTCGCAAAGAACACAAAGGAAAATTAAAAAATCTTAGTGTCCTTCGTGCCTTCTTAGTGGGCTTTGTGGTTAAATTTTAAAATTCAAATTCCTCTTTTACCGCTAAAGAATCCACTGCTGTTGTATCTTTTACTTTTATACGAAGTAATGATTTTGCGGGACCTGTTAAAATGGTAGCCTGACTTTTAAAAATAGTGTCGTCGATAGTCAACAATCCTCTTCGAATCATCAAATCCGTTAAAAAAGAAACTTGTTTTACCGCCGATTCTCTTAGATTGCCTTCGTCGTTAAACTGATACATGAATTTTTTTGGACTTGGAATAATTCGGGCAAGATAGAGGCATTCGTTAAAAGTCAAATCGGCTGGAGTTTTCTGGAAATAAAACTGTGCCGCTTCGCCAATTCCATATACATTTGGTCCCCATTCGATGATATTAAAATACACTTCAAGCATGCGTTCTTTGCTCACAATCCGATTGTTTTCTAGTATATAAACCAGTAGAATTTCTTCCAGTTTTCTGGATAAAGTTTTTTCTCTGGTCAAAAAAACGTTTTTGATTAACTGCATACTGATGGTACTGGCACCCCGGGCAAATTTTCGGGTTCTAATATTTTTAGCAATCGACTGTTTGAAAGCTTCGTTAATAAAACCATGATGCGAAAAGAACGAAGGATCTTCGGTGGTCAGGACACATTTTTGCAAATAAGGCGAAATTTGATCCAGCGGAGTATAATTCACATTAGCCGTACCCACTAAAACCGGACGCTGCATAACGCCATTAATGATGGCACGATAAATAAACTCACTATTGAGTTTTGTTAAATTTGCCTCGCCATATTTGGTAATCTTTAGATTTTCTTTCTTTAAATTACTGTTGAAAACCAAATCGTTTGCTTTGTTTTTATTGTATTTAAAATCCAAATTATAATCAAAAGTTCCTTTGGCTTCCATACCTTGAAAATTAGTAAACAATCCATCAGGAAGCGAAGTGATAAAATCCTGTGCTTTCATCTTTGGAATGTTGACTTTAAGTCTATAAATGGTATCTTCTTCGGTTTCGTAAGCCAGGTAGGGGTGCAATTTTATTCTGTTAAATTGTACTGTCGAGCTGCTGTCAACTGAAACGAAATCAGAGCCTAAAAGCAGGCGGTAATCAAAACGGGCGTTTTTAATCAGTACATCTTTTCGGGCAATTTTAGCATGATTGATTTTCAAATTGGCAATAGAAGTAAAACCGTCAATATGCAATTCACCGCCACTTTTGTCAATGTTTTCAATATTAAGCCGGATGGAATCAAAACTGGAAATCAAATTGTAACGTTCATCAAAATAAGGAACTTTGATAGCTCCTGTATCGATATTAAAAAAGCGAATGTCAGCCTTTTTATTTCTAGGGTCGGCAAAACCTTTTATTTTCCAGCGTTGGGCAAAAGTATTGGTTTTTACATGAATCGAAGTTTCGAGTTCTTTATTTGCCAATACTAATTTTTTGATGTCAATTGTGGCTCTTTTTCCGTTATCATCGAGTTTGAATTTCAGGTTTTCGACTTCCATATCAGTCGGAATTAAATGGAGTACTTTCGAGATAATCCGGTAAGCAAAAGCGGCATAATCTCTCTTATCGCTGCTTTGTTCTTCGTCTTTATTTCTTTTTAAAAAAGCGGCAAAATTTTTGACTTTCCCTTTTTTTGTTAGCTGAACATAGCCGTTTTTAATTTCTAAAGTTCCTAATTGAACGTCGCCAACAAATAAACGCCAGATATTGACCGAAGTTCTCATTCTTTGGATATTGAACAGGGTATCAGCATTTTTTGGAACTAAAGTAATATCGGTTAAATTGATGCACGAAAGTCCTTCGAAAGCAGCTTTTTTTACGACAAAATGGCTATTGTAATCTACTTCCATCTTGTTTGCCGTTTTAGTGATAATTTGCTGCAAAAGCATTTCTCTGAAGCTAAAAAGTCCAATAATTGTAACGAATAGAAAAGCAACAAGAATTTTGGCAACTAAGATTATTTTTTGTCTTCGGGTTTTCATGAATTAGAACACATTTTGGCAACAGGCTAAAATAACAACTTTTTTTATTGGATTCAGAAACTTAACTTAAACTTTAGGAAATACTTTGTTTTTAAGACATTTTTAAAAGCAAAATATTTTCAGTTTTTTTTAGTTTTCAACTATTTTGTATACTCTTTTTTGGATAAAAGACTGCAAGTCAGCAAGCTATGAAACTATGTTAAAACCCTTGAAAACACTGGAGTTTACGAGTGTTTTTATCTAAATTTGCACACTCAAAAAAAAATAAAAATAAACATGAAAAAAGTTATTTTATCGGTAGTAGCCGTTTTAGCATTTGCATTTACTAATGCTCAAGAAACTAAAGAAACTGTAAAATTAGGAGTTAAAGCCGGAGCTAATTACGATTGGTTATCAACAGGTGCTGCATCAGTTTATGATTTACGTCCGGAAGTAGGATACCATGCAGGTTTAGTGGCTGAATTCAAATTTTGTGATGCGTTTTCTATCCAGCCTGAGGCTTTGTATTCATTCTCTAAATACAGTTTTGACGGAAACGGAAACACAAGTGGCAACGAAATAGAAATTAGCGAAATAGCTGTACCGGTTATTGCTAAATTTTACCTTGTTAAAGGTTTGTCTTTAGAATTAGGACCTCAGGCTAGTGTAATTGTAAAAACAAAATTAACTGGTGAAGATGCTGAAGCTAATTTTAGAAAATACAATATTGCTGCTGCTACAGGTTTAGCTTATGATTTTAACATGGGTGCTTTTATCCAAGCAAGATACACCTATAATTTCTTGGATTTACAACATGGTGCAAACGGAAACAACCGTTTTGGAATCCAGGCTTCTGTAGGTTACAAATTCTAATATTTTTTAGAAATACTTATCAAAAACCACGCAAATCGCGTGGTTTTTTTATGCCTAGTTACAGCTAAGCATTTCGAAATCAAAAACAAAGACTTATCTTTCGTAACTAAATTAAAATAATCCATGAAAGATATCAATCGCATTAATAGAAATACAAAAGCAGCGGCAGTACTGATTTTTGTAACCATTTTGCTTTTAATAAGCAATTATTTCATGGGTTTGAATTCCAAAAAAACCAATGAAACAATTAAAGCCATTTACAATGATCGTTTAATGGTTAGCCACTATGTTTTTCAGTACACTCATGCTATTTATCAAATTAAAGAAACTGCCAATACCCTAAAAATAATCGATTTTGAAAAACAACAATTTATCCTAAGCCGTTTAAAAACAATTCACCAAATTGACAAAAAATACCTGAAAACAATTTTGACTCCGGACGAAAAAAAACAATTCCGGATTTTTCAAAATCAATGTATTGCCATACAAACCCAAAATAAAGATAAAAACTGGCAAAAAATGAGTTTGTTAAGTGAACAAAGCTTGGGCAGTTTAGCAATTTTAGCCCGAATTCAGGTTGACGAAGGCAAAACGGCACTGATAATAGCTAATGCCTTGCATGATGGCAATCAATTTTTTGCTCAATTTGAGATTGCTTTGTATATTATTTTAGCCTGTCTTTCAGCTTATTTATTAGTGTTAAAAAAAATGAAAGTCAAAATAAAAATTCCTGAAAACCCCAGTATGAATTAAAAGCAAGCCAATTATACAAAAACATATCCAAAGTAAAACTTCCGGATATGTTTTCCACTTGCAATTATATCTTAATCTAGTGTTAATCCCGGTATTTTTCGAATAGAAAAATTATTTTTTAATCTATATTTGAAATGGACTAAAAATGTATATTGTATGAATACTGTAAAACCCATCTTTCTTTCTCTATTGTCTGCCTTGATTTTAGCAGGATGTGGAGCCCAAAAAACATCTAATTACAAATCGTTTACCCCAATAACCGAAATTGGAAGTATTGCTAAAAAGAAACCCTTAACCGAAACAGAATTAAAGCGTTGGAGTCATTATGACATTATAAAAGATACCGTACCCGGCATGAGTGTGGACAGGGCTTATGCTGAATTATTACAGAAAAGAAAATCCAAAAAAGTAATTGTGGGCATTGTCGATTCGGGAGTAGATATTGAACACGAAGATTTAAAATCAATCATTTGGACAAATCCAAAAGAGATTCCGGGAAATGGTATTGACGATGATAAAAACGGCTATGTTGATGACATTCACGGATGGAATTTTCTGGGCGATATTACTAAGGAAAATTTAGAATACGAAAGAATTGTCAAAGACAAAAGCATTGCTGACGAAGCCACTTATCAGGCTGCCAAAAAATTTAACGACAAAGTTGTTGCCGAAGCTCCATTGTACAAAAAACACTATACCAAGTTATTGAATGACATGCAGGAAGCCGATAAAATTATTGCTCAACAACTGGCTAAAAGTGTTTATACGGCAGCAGACTTAGACGCAATAGCATCAGAAGATCAATTGGTTCAAAAAAGCAAAATGGTCATGAAACAAATGTTTTCTTATGGCATGAGCATAAAAGGATTAGAAGACACATTTAAAAAAGAAATCGAGAAAAACGAATCGATTATAAACGGTGATAATCTAAAACCGGATTACCGAAAAGTACTTGGAGACAATCCAAATGATATTACTAACAACTCTTATGGTAACAATAATGTGATAGGCCCTGATAAGGACGAAGCACTTCATGGAACTCACGTAGCAGGAATTGTTGCTCAGCTGAGAAACAACAATATTGGAGGAGACGGAATTGCCGACAATGTAGCAATTCTTACCGTGCGTGCTGTTCCAGATGGTGACGAGTACGACAAAGACATTGCTCTGGCCATTCGCTATGCTGTAGATAATGGTGCAAAAGTAATCAACGGAAGTTTTGGGAAAGCCTTTTCTCCACATAAAAACTGGGTTTTTGACGCCATAAAATACGCCGCCGAAAAAGATGTACTCATTGTTCATGCCGCAGGAAATGACGCAAAAAACATTGATTATTTCGATAATTTCCCTAATGATTCTGAGGATAGAAAAACCGAGTTCTCCGATAATCTAATCACTGTAGGTGCTTTGAATTTTGAATATGGATCTAACATTGTAGCCGGTTTTTCGAACATTGGAAAAATTAATGTGGATGTTTTTGCTCCCGGAGTAAAAATTTATGCCTCTATTCCTAATAATGAATATAAATTTTTAAAAGGAACATCAATGGCTGCGCCTAATGTAGCCGGAGTTGCAGCATTAATCCGTTCTTATTATCCTAAATTAAAAGCCGCTCAGGTAAAACAGATTTTGATGGAATCAGGAGTGGCAATCAATAAAGAAGTAGTTGTAGGAGGAAATGCCAAAGATATTCGTCCGTTTAATGAATTATCAAAAACAGGAAAAATAGTAAACGCCTACAATGCCATTTTAATGGCAAATGCAATGGCAAAAAAATAATATTAATCTAATGGAAGAACGACAACATTCTCAGGATACTCGCAATTAAAAATTTTCACACGAAGCTGTCTTCCAGCAAGCAGGTTACACCAATAAACACGAATTTATAAACTGTTTAATTACACTAAATCAATTAAAAAAAGAATTTGTGTTATTCGATTTTAATTGATTAGAATTAGTGACAATTCGTGTAATTCGTGTCCCACTTTTTTCAAAAGCGAATACCTTACAACATTCTTCCATTTTTTTATTAGATACAAATGAAAAAGATTCTTTTAACAGCCTG
Protein-coding sequences here:
- a CDS encoding GNAT family N-acyltransferase; protein product: MGLVTAKEVAKAINVEKYGALGTLSGWLLMKVLKISTLNKVYNRNKHLKEIDFLNGIVDDLQIKFEIPEEDYKRLPKDGAYITISNHPLGGIDGILLLKLMLEREPNFKIIANFLLHRIAPLKQYIMPVNPFENHKDAKSSVLGIKETLRHLSDGKPLGMFPAGEVSSYKDGQLVVDKPWEEGAIKVIRKAQVPVVPIYFHAKNSRLFYILSKISGTLRTAKLPSELFSQKNRVIKVRIGKPISVAEQNEYESIEAYSEFLRKKTYMLANPFEKESKLLTPSSLKITRNPKEIANPANGEKIISEVNALRDTDCRLLQSKNYEVFFAQANKIPSILHEIGRLREITFREVGEGTNESIDLDKFDQYYHHLFLWDDEAKKIAGAYRMGLGSEIYPKHGIEGFYLNELFRFEPELFETMHQSIEMGRAFIIKEYQQKPMPLFLLWKGIIHTTLRFPEHKYLIGGVSISNQFSDFSKSLMIEFMKSNYYDPYIAQYIHPKKAYKVKLKDADKDFIFNETEADLNKFDKIIDELEPGILRLPVLIKKYIKQNAKVVAFNVDPLFNNAVDGLMYIRIADIPESTMKPVMEEFQAELERKINEKGEL
- a CDS encoding exodeoxyribonuclease III translates to MRIVSYNVNGIRAAISKGLINWLELAKPDVVCLQEIKATPDQLPLLDFELVGYPYHYWFPATKKGYSGVAILSKIKPNNVVYGTGIEHMDFEGRTVRVDFDDFSVMSLYLPSGTNIERLNHKFMFMDDFQNYINNLKKEIPNLIICGDYNICHEAIDIHDPVRNAKVSGFLPEERAWLDAFLKNGFIDSFRFLNKEPGNYSWWTVRVKTAREDNKGWRIDYCLVSEPLKDRIKKALILPEAKHSDHCPVLVDIE
- a CDS encoding OmpA family protein: MIKKISLGLLVLALSTSCVSKKIYTDLENKYTDLKKENRSLADENADLLKTKNQLELDRDALNNELSKLKSERDKLTADQKALNEKMARLQDSYNALEKNSNDALQSNLKKNRDLLAELEAKQKALTIEQERLSKSAQRLKELEDMIAAKEATMRKLKETLSKALNGFEGKGLTVEQKNGKVYVSMENKLLFSSGSWSVGSEGKKAVEELGKVLADNPEISVLIEGHTDNVPYGGSGPIADNWDLSTKRATAIVGILSENRGIDKKNLTAAGRGEFSPLATNETADGKAKNRRIEIILTPRLDEIAEMLNEIN
- a CDS encoding aldo/keto reductase; this translates as MKYTTLPNTDIKVSKICLGTMTFGEQNTEADGHAQMDYAVEHGVNFFDTAEMYSVPARETTYGSTEKILGSWFKKSGKRKEIVLASKIAGPNPNFTYMREKNDFSPASIKYALDKSLQRLQTDYIDVYQLHWPERKTNFFGQRGFKVQDDIWEDNIRLVLETLEGFIKEGKIKHIGLSNETPWGIMRFLEESKYNKLPKIKTVQNPYSLLNRLFEGGSAEICIRENLGLLAYSPLAFGVLSGKFLTGFDHPNARIRLFPQFSRYNSAECTQATKLYSEIAKKHGLSLAQMALAFVNQQAFVTSNIIGATNLAQLKENIGSIDVVLSEEIINEINAVHAVVPDPAP
- a CDS encoding transglycosylase domain-containing protein, which translates into the protein MKTRRQKIILVAKILVAFLFVTIIGLFSFREMLLQQIITKTANKMEVDYNSHFVVKKAAFEGLSCINLTDITLVPKNADTLFNIQRMRTSVNIWRLFVGDVQLGTLEIKNGYVQLTKKGKVKNFAAFLKRNKDEEQSSDKRDYAAFAYRIISKVLHLIPTDMEVENLKFKLDDNGKRATIDIKKLVLANKELETSIHVKTNTFAQRWKIKGFADPRNKKADIRFFNIDTGAIKVPYFDERYNLISSFDSIRLNIENIDKSGGELHIDGFTSIANLKINHAKIARKDVLIKNARFDYRLLLGSDFVSVDSSSTVQFNRIKLHPYLAYETEEDTIYRLKVNIPKMKAQDFITSLPDGLFTNFQGMEAKGTFDYNLDFKYNKNKANDLVFNSNLKKENLKITKYGEANLTKLNSEFIYRAIINGVMQRPVLVGTANVNYTPLDQISPYLQKCVLTTEDPSFFSHHGFINEAFKQSIAKNIRTRKFARGASTISMQLIKNVFLTREKTLSRKLEEILLVYILENNRIVSKERMLEVYFNIIEWGPNVYGIGEAAQFYFQKTPADLTFNECLYLARIIPSPKKFMYQFNDEGNLRESAVKQVSFLTDLMIRRGLLTIDDTIFKSQATILTGPAKSLLRIKVKDTTAVDSLAVKEEFEF
- a CDS encoding porin family protein, which translates into the protein MKKVILSVVAVLAFAFTNAQETKETVKLGVKAGANYDWLSTGAASVYDLRPEVGYHAGLVAEFKFCDAFSIQPEALYSFSKYSFDGNGNTSGNEIEISEIAVPVIAKFYLVKGLSLELGPQASVIVKTKLTGEDAEANFRKYNIAAATGLAYDFNMGAFIQARYTYNFLDLQHGANGNNRFGIQASVGYKF
- a CDS encoding MCP four helix bundle domain-containing protein, which translates into the protein MKDINRINRNTKAAAVLIFVTILLLISNYFMGLNSKKTNETIKAIYNDRLMVSHYVFQYTHAIYQIKETANTLKIIDFEKQQFILSRLKTIHQIDKKYLKTILTPDEKKQFRIFQNQCIAIQTQNKDKNWQKMSLLSEQSLGSLAILARIQVDEGKTALIIANALHDGNQFFAQFEIALYIILACLSAYLLVLKKMKVKIKIPENPSMN
- a CDS encoding S8 family peptidase encodes the protein MNTVKPIFLSLLSALILAGCGAQKTSNYKSFTPITEIGSIAKKKPLTETELKRWSHYDIIKDTVPGMSVDRAYAELLQKRKSKKVIVGIVDSGVDIEHEDLKSIIWTNPKEIPGNGIDDDKNGYVDDIHGWNFLGDITKENLEYERIVKDKSIADEATYQAAKKFNDKVVAEAPLYKKHYTKLLNDMQEADKIIAQQLAKSVYTAADLDAIASEDQLVQKSKMVMKQMFSYGMSIKGLEDTFKKEIEKNESIINGDNLKPDYRKVLGDNPNDITNNSYGNNNVIGPDKDEALHGTHVAGIVAQLRNNNIGGDGIADNVAILTVRAVPDGDEYDKDIALAIRYAVDNGAKVINGSFGKAFSPHKNWVFDAIKYAAEKDVLIVHAAGNDAKNIDYFDNFPNDSEDRKTEFSDNLITVGALNFEYGSNIVAGFSNIGKINVDVFAPGVKIYASIPNNEYKFLKGTSMAAPNVAGVAALIRSYYPKLKAAQVKQILMESGVAINKEVVVGGNAKDIRPFNELSKTGKIVNAYNAILMANAMAKK